The Calypte anna isolate BGI_N300 chromosome 1, bCalAnn1_v1.p, whole genome shotgun sequence region GCTCTTATCTTGAGAAGGGAAGTGGCAGAGGTCAGCAGCGGAATGCATTTGGGctaggaaagagagaaggagcccagcacagcaggtAAAGGATCGCTTTGTCGAGGTGGTTTTCAAGCCAGGTTTGTGCCTGTCCCCCGGGAGATGGGGGGGCGAGTGACctctttggggggggggggtgggggggagaagggggagccTCAGCAGTGACTGGGGCCGTACAATACCCTGCCCCTTCCTTTGAGGGGCCTCCCACTGACACCGCCCAGGCAGGGCGGGCAGCGCTCAACCTCAGGGGCAGGTcccaccttcctcctctccccttgcCCGGCGCCCCGGACCCCTCCTGGGGTGTCCCCCGGCCCCTCCGCAGCTCCCGCACCGCCCGCCCCCCGTATACACGTGCGGGGCTCCCCATTGGCCGGCCTTGCCGAGAGGAGGTGGCCGCGCCCAATCGGAGGGCGGCGCGAAGTCCCGCCTGCCCTCAGACCGGCCAATGGCGTTTAAGAGCAGCGCCGGCGGCCGGAGGTGCCTTACGGAGGTGGTGGCGGCGGCGGTTGCGGGAGGTGACCCGGGATCGGTGACCCAGGACGAATGGCCCGGACCCGATGACCCGAGACCGGCCCTCAGCCGCCACCCCCACCGCCCCGGGAGCGCCTCCGCCCCTTCCCCGCATGTCGGGGCCGCGGGAGGGGCGGCCGGCGCGGCGTTCCTCCCCGGCTGGCGGCGGGTGCTGCTGGGCGCTGCCCACGTTGCTGCTCTGCGCTTACGGCTTCTTCTGCAGCGTGCGGCCCTCGGAGCCCTTCCTCACCCCCTACCTGCTGGAGCCGCACAAAAACCTCTCCGAGACACAGGTACCGCGTCCCCGGACAGCTCGGACTCCCTGCTTGGGAGTGTCGGTGTCAGCGTTTTCCTTGCGGTACGCGTGGGCTGAGGGTTACCGCtgtcttttccctccttccaggTGTTTAACGAGATTTACCCGGTGTGGACTTACTCCTACCTGGCACTGCTGTTCCCGGTGTTCCTGGCCACGGATTACCTGCGGTACAAGCCCGTGGTCCTGCTGCAGGGCCTGAGCCTCATCGTCACCTGGTTCATGCTGCTGTACGCCCAGGGGCTGCGAGCTATCCAGTTCCTCGAGTTCTTCTATGGGATGGGGACTGCCACCGACATTGCCTACTACTCCTACATCTACAGCGTCGTCGATATCAACCTGTACCAGAAAGTCACAAGCTACTGCCGGAGTGCCACCCTGGTGGGCTACACGGTCGGCTCAGTGTCCGGGCAGGTCCTTGTCTCAGTGGCGGGATGGTCCCTCTTCAGCTTGAATGTTATCTCCTTAACAAGCATATCCATTGCCTTTGGCACGGCGTGGTTCCTGCCGATGCCGcagaaaagccttttctttcaCCACGTCCCAaatcagcagctcagctgggaaaTGAAGGTCATGGACTGTAAAAATGGATCAGCTGTCCAAGATCATCCCAGCATGCAGAGAGCACCCGGCTGGGAGGATGAAACAAAGGTTCCCTTGAATGGGGAAGGTCAGTCAGCAGAGAAACAGGTGAGAAAATGCAGTGCTGATGTGGTTGTCATATATGCAGTCAGGTGCACTAGAGATGTAATATCAAACAGCAAGAAATATCCCTTTGCTTAGCCAGCTGTCTTGTTTATGGCACAGGGAAACTTAGTCCTGGCTTCCTTTTGCTGATTGTACATTTTAAGCTGCTCCTGAGTTTTTCTGAAATCATTCTGCATGTCTTTCAAGGCTGTGATTAAAATTCTCTGGGCATCAAATTACTGTTCAGTGGTACAAAGCAAAGGATGTCTTTGAGGCACTAAAAATTCTGCCTAGGTCCAGATTCTGTGTGTGCTTCTGGGTGTGCCCTGTGACTTGCAGGAAACAGTTCTTTCTGCACTCGCATTTTGAGAACACTTGTTGCTTCAACTGTTGTGCAAGCTGTGCCATAATAAGCTCTGTAGCAAGTGGGTTTTATCTTCTGATCCTGGAAGGAAACTCATCTATGATGGAAAGTGCAGCAGACCCTGAGATCACTGACTTCGATTAGTTATAAATAGAATATGGATAAGTTACATGAAATGCCTCTGCATAACAACAGCTTAATGCTGTTCATGAGAACACCGAGGTAGTGTCCTGACTTGTGGCTTTTATGGGTTATATAACCTCCAAGGAGGTTGCTTGTGTGAAAACAAGTGTGCAGTTGCCCATGTTCAGGGGGGGACACACTGGGTTTTGTGAGGTGACAGATGGGCAGCCTCCAGTTTGAGGGCCTGATGTGTGAGTGTAGTTGCCTGTGGGACAGGTCTCTGCCACGTGCTGCCCCAGGTAACCAGCATGTGCAGAGAGCCTGTTGAAACGGGGGGGTTTGAGGTCCTGGGGAGAGGTCAGCCTTGCTTCTCAGTCAGGAGGAGGTTGTGCTCACTCTGAGAACAAGACAGAAGGTAAGTGCTGCTGTTGATTTAGTCAGCTAATGGGTATTTCACTTAGCAAGCGAGCCTCGGTTGGTTTGGTCAGGGGAGGCAGCATGTGGGGCTGCTTTCATCTCCATTTGGCTACAGTTGGGAATTAAAAGTATTAACATTCCAGGGACCTAATCCTGCTCCATCCGGCACAGTCTTGTGTGAACAAAAACATCTTTAACCTTGTTATACTTGCATCCTGAAGGGTATTTGTTAAGACAAATTCTGTTCCAATAATTACTAAGGCAATGGTATAATTTATCTGTCCCTTGTTTTTTTTACTACTGTCCTGTGAGAACAAGGGTAGTTCCAAACTatagtgaatttttttaaaaaagagcaagTACACTTGCATAACTATCCAGAGTTCAGTGGTATCAAGCACTAAAAGAGGCGCTGGTATGCTGTAATAGTCCTTCTTGCTAAGGTAACACCCACCATATTTCACAAATACAAACTTACGATTGTAGAAATAATTGTACTGAAGAAACGTTGCCAAGTGGTGGGAGGGTGAATGGGCATGCTTGAGTTGAACATGCCAAATCAGTTTTTGCAGCATATGTGACAGtttccttcttgtttttcctgtgcCTAAACTTAAGCTTTGCATGGGACCTTCATTGTGGGAGTTCTGTTGCTAAAGTTGCATTGCTGCAAGGTGAGTTCTTCCTAAGTTGTTCAGTTGGGCTTTGAAGGAGCAGTGTCCAAACACAGAGCAAGGTCTTTGCCGTTGGCAAAGCACCAAAGAGGAGTGTGTGATGTTTAATAAAGATGCTCAGAAATCAGTGACACTTAGTGGGGTGGAAAAAAGAGAGTTTAGGATAGAATTAGTCTACAGTTGAGAGTTTTAAACAGCTTAAAATGAGTTTTGTTGCTCAtggagaataattttttccaggcacacactgcagtgttttcctAGGGGAAAGGCACACAGCTGAGAGCCCCTAGTTGCTGCTCCTGACTGGAAACTTCTCTGAAACTGGATGTGCAACAACACAATGTGCAACAGCTCAGTCCTGTGGCAGTGCTGTATGTTTCCTTGCAATGAATCTTAGTGGGCTAGAGATGCTGCATAGGCCTGGAGGCTCTGCCCAATCTTGCATGAAGTAACTGCTGCTCTGACTTTGATGAGAAGGGTCTCACCTATCTGCAAAGACTCCGTACATGTGTGTATGCAGGAAACAATCAGCAGCTCTGTCTACAAAGCAAAGACAtacttgtttcttcttctgcagtTGGCATAAAGTGGTAGGAACAAGGCTGTACCAGccagtatttaaaaagcaatttttgttTGTCATTATTCCCTGATATATTTCCAGATTTGTTcatggtttttttggttttttgttttatttgtttggtttttttaaaaccactcTATAGATCTGCCCCCTTTTGTGCTCTTTCTAGAAAGATTTGGAGGGGAAAGCTTCATTTTTATCTATGCCATTTCTCAGAGTATATAGAAGAGCTGCTGTTTGCAATAGCAGTGTTTGGTTGAAGGAGCTTCCATTTCTCTTCAGATTCCCAGgcaacattttgctttctcagcCCCTTGGTAAACATTAACAGAGGTAGAGAGCAGAGGCATGAAATTGTTTCTTTGAACATTTATAACACCTGAATGCTAGTACTAAAGAAAATCAACTTATTTGTGGGGAAATATACTCATCTGGTGCCTTTTGTGTTCTCTGTGCTACCAAATCTGGTTGaatttggattttaaaattttaaaaaatgctttttacttTGGAATTCTATCTTGTAAAAATGGGTACTGTGTCCTGTTCTCCTGTGTCCCTTCTCTCTGGTATGTCTCAGTTGCTCAGATGGTGCTTCTAACATCCAGCAGTCACTGCTCTCAACTTGGGGGAGTCAGAGATGGAGGGGTGCCTGGGTTTGAACCCTTTCTCTGCATATAAGGGAATGGCTCTGGCTAGGTCTGAGACCAGCTGCTGCGACTGTGGGATAGAGAAGCTTTTCATGCATTACTCCGTGGAGGTTTGTGTCCAAGAGTGGTGCTATTTCTTACCATTGATCAGACTACTTCAAAGGGGCAGATTTGTGGAGCAATGTGAAGTATTTATGAGCAAAACCTAgcattttttctccccttccttccccagcctaCGGAGGAGCGGAAAGTGGACATTGTAAAGGTGCTCAAAGATCTCTGGCAGGACTTTCTGCAGTGCTACTCCTCCCGGACCATGCTCTGCTGGTCAGTGTGGTGGGCACTATCCACCTGTGGCTACTTCCAAGTCATCAACTACGCTCAGGGCTTGTGGGAGATGGTGCTGCCTTCTCGTAGCATGGAGATCTACAACGGTGCTGTGGAGGCGGCCTCGACGCTGCTAGGTAAGATTAGGGTGTAGCTTGTTCTCTGCCTTGTGTCCCTCAAGGTCACCAGAGCATGGTTTGGCAGTGTCTTGCATTCCCTCAAGCATGCTGGAGAGGCAACCCTGGCATTTGGGGTGAGTCTTTCCACTCAGACATGCGTGGGTACAACACTCAGGTCTGAGTTTGTTGCATGCAGCCCTGATTCTTATAATCCAGTCTGTAGGTGTTTAAAGGAGCCTCCCAAGTCAATCTTCACTCTGAAGTGTTTGTCAGGAGGCTCCAGACACGTGGCTGACTCCGTGGCTGTCATTATGGCACTGGGCTTATGTTAGTTTTAGCAGCTCAAATTCAAGCtcagggtttgtttggttttgttctttgtttttttttcctctggcagtGTAGGCAACATATGAAGGTTTCCTATACACACATGGCATGCAGTGAGCCACCCTTAGTCATTTCATTTCAGCACTGTTAAGCAGGAAAGCTATTAAGATGAAAGAGGTTGCTTGACTTAAAAGGGCCATGTTGGTCAGTCAACACAAACATTTGTTTATTAAGTTGTTTAATATTCTTCCATTAACAGAACTGGGACAATACCTTTTTAATATAGCTCATGTACCCTTTCAGAGGTTTTCTAGGTGTTTCTGCAGTATGTTCCTTGTCTTTGATGGAGTCAttgttctgccagctcctgtaGACATCGTGTACCTGAGGGCAAAAGAAGCCAAGGTACACAGAGAAAGGCTTAGTGCTTTTTTGGGCATGCTCAGCCCCCTCTTAGAACTGTCCTGTCTTTAGAGCTATGGAAGCTGGAGTACCACCCATTGCTGAGTTTGAAACTGTCAGCAACTTGATTCTGAAGGCTTGGTCTGTTAAATAATATTTGTTCTAAGCCTGCACTATAATAGTATACAGTCATACACTGTTCCTCCATTCTGGCGTAATGTTCTGACTCTTATTTATTCTTTGATTTGGCTTCCCTTACAATCCTGCATTGGTCCCAAGAAAAACCAAAGATCAGTATCAAGAGAAAGCAGACCCAGAATGTGACCAAAAGCGGGCAGattgaaaaaaactaaaaatagtaGGATTGTTCTTCAGACCTTATCATCTATTTCATTGATATTGAGGTCCTTTTTTAAAGGCCTTTGAACAATGCACCTATTGGAAAAGAAGATGGTTACTGCTAGTCATGTGAGAAgttattttcccattttgctttttttcctctctagtttcattttcaaattgaaagagtagatttagattaattatttggaagaaattcttttggatttggaagaagttcttcagtctgagggtggtgagacactggcacaggttgcccagggaagctgtggatgccccctgcctggaagtgttcaaggccaggttggatggagccttgagcaacctggtctggtgggaggtgtccctgcccatggcagagtggttggaactagatgatctttaatgtctctgccaacccaaatgattctattatttttataaatgattGCATCATTTTTGTgacattttctgaaagcaaattagCTTCTGTCCctgaacaaaaaaggaaaaaagctttccagTTGACACAGATTCATTGCTTGGAACAAGTAAAGTAATAATCTCAACTAAAAGCTTCAAGTGTTTAGCAAGAATGGAAAGAACCTGATAAAGATGAGCATCCAATGACCTGACTTCCTGGACACTAGTAAAAATACTCTAACTTCCTCTGATTTCCAGTTTGAATTTATTAATAAGCAGTTAATCTCTGAATTCATGCCAAGATTGTGTATTAGCACAAAATTCTTGTTTTGGCCTTCAAGTTTTACTAGTTGTTCTTTGGCAAACTTAGCCCTTCTTTGTACCAGCCCTTCTTTTTGAAGGCCAATGACCAAAGGGGCACTCAACTTTATTTAGTGAGGCCTCAGACTCAGTAGAAGAACACTAATACTCTTGCCTTCTCTCACTTTATTAGAAATACCTTTCCTGGTGCATCCCAGATCTGATGGCTGGTTTAGTGATTTCTGGTCATTGCATGCTCAGTTATGAGCAGTGTTTGACAACCTTCTTGTAAGATGCTATTGCCATCCCTGTCTCTACTTATGCTGCCCTGCAGAAGGGTTTAAGTCAAATGTGGTGACTCAGGTAGCTGTCACCTTCCTGTCCCAAGCAAGATAAATAGTTTTCCTTCTGGTGAGGTCAACTGACTGTTTAGTTGACTCCCTGAACCTTCTTGGGAATGTGGCAGTCCTTTATCAGGTTGGGTTGTGAAACTGTAGGTGTCTAGTTGCAGGACACAGATGCTATAATGTTTCATAATTAGATGTCAGGCTGATATAAACTTGAGACATAAGCAAAGTACAACATCATGAGTTGCCCAAAGATCCCCAGAGAGTGAGATATTGAATGTCTGTTCCCAGATTTCAGAATTGCAGAGACAGTAGAAAGAAGGCTCTAGATTTTAacttttttggttggttggtttctttgCACCTCAGTGTTTTGCTACTGGGGGAGCCAGActttgaaagaggaaaatatcaGGTAGTGTCAATGCAGGCACTTTTCCCTTGGCATAGATACTTTCTTCACTAGTCTGCAGGATTGATATGAGGTCTGACAGGATTGCAGGCTTGTAAACAATGATGGTGCATAAGGCATCCTTGTGTGCTTGAAGGACTTATAAGATAGCAGGCCAATTGAGGGCTACAGAAAGCCTTGCTGCACTGTAATGCTTCTGTACAGTGGTCAAATGCTGAATACAATCCTG contains the following coding sequences:
- the SLC19A2 gene encoding thiamine transporter 1, which translates into the protein MTRDRPSAATPTAPGAPPPLPRMSGPREGRPARRSSPAGGGCCWALPTLLLCAYGFFCSVRPSEPFLTPYLLEPHKNLSETQVFNEIYPVWTYSYLALLFPVFLATDYLRYKPVVLLQGLSLIVTWFMLLYAQGLRAIQFLEFFYGMGTATDIAYYSYIYSVVDINLYQKVTSYCRSATLVGYTVGSVSGQVLVSVAGWSLFSLNVISLTSISIAFGTAWFLPMPQKSLFFHHVPNQQLSWEMKVMDCKNGSAVQDHPSMQRAPGWEDETKVPLNGEGQSAEKQPTEERKVDIVKVLKDLWQDFLQCYSSRTMLCWSVWWALSTCGYFQVINYAQGLWEMVLPSRSMEIYNGAVEAASTLLGAVAVFVVGHIKTSWAMWGEVALALFSFLIAAAVYIMDTVRNIWVCYASYVVFRIIYMLLITIATFQIATNLSVERYALVFGVNTFIALVLQTLLTLIVVDASGLGLDIFTQFMIYASYFAAISVVFLGSGIYSIIRAYRRQEQSRSPESQ